GGGGTCGGCCCAAGGGCGGGGCCACCGACGCGCGCGGTCGCATCCTGGCCGCCGCGGCGGAGGAGTTCGGCGCGTTCGGGTACGACGCCGCTACCGTTCGCGGCATCGCCGCGCGCGCCGGCGTCGATCCGGCGCTCGTGCACCACTACTTCGGGACGAAGGCCGACCTCTTCGCCGAGACGATCGAGATCCCGCTCCGGCCCGACCTCGCCATCCCGAGGATCCTCGCCGGTCCGCGCGAGGCTGTAGGCGAGAGCGTCGTGCGGTTCGTGCTCGGCCACCTGGAGGACGCCGATACACGTAAGCGCACCGTGGCGCTGCTCCGCAGCAGCCTGGGCAACCGGCTCGCGACGCCGCTCGTGGCCGGCTTCCTGCAGCGCGAGCTCATCGACCGCCTTGCGGCGGGCCTCGGCGCTCCCGACGCGAAGCTGCGCGCCTCCCTCGCCGCGAGCCAGATCGCGGGGCTGTTGATCGCGCGTTACGTCGTGCAGCTGCCGACGCTCGCGGAGGCGCCCGTCGAGGAACTCGTCGCGCGCGTCGGCGCGACGGTGCAGCGCTACCTCGTGGAGTAGGCCGACCGGCGCCGTCTTGACAGGCGTCGGTCGACGGCGCACAATTCATCGCATGATGAATAATGATCGCGGGCCCGCGTTGACCGTCCGCGGCCTGCGCGTGATGCGGGGCGGAACGGTCGTGTTCGACGGGCTCGATGTCGTCGTCCCCCGCGGTCAGATCACGGGCCTGCTCGGCCCGTCCGGGTGCGGGAAGACGACGCTCATGCGCTCCATCGTGGGAGTGCAGAAGACCGAGGGAGGGAGCGTTACGGTCCTCGGGGAGCCGGCCGGGGCCAGGACCCTGCGGCGCCGGGTCGCTTACGACACGCAGTCGGCCTCCGTGTACGCGGACCTCACCGTGCGACAGAACCTCAGGTACTTCGCGCGGCTCGTCGGGGCGCCGGCCACCGACGTCGACCGCGTCGTGGCCCAGGTGGGGCTCGCGGCGCAGCGCGACCAGACGGTCGGCTCGCTCAGCGGCGGCCAGGAGAACCGCGTCTCGCTCGCGGTAGCCATGCTCGGCAGCCCGGAACTGATCGTGCTCGACGAGCCGACGGTCGGGCTCGACCCGGTCCTGCGGGCCGAGCTGTGGGACGTGTTCAGGGCCCTCGCCGACGCGGGCGCCACCCTCATCGTGTCGAGCCACGTGATGGACGAGGCCTTGCGTTGCGACCGGCTCTTGCTGATGCGCGCCGGTCGGATCATCGCCGACCTGACCCCGGCCGACCTGTTGGCGGAGACGGGAACGACCGATCCGGACACCGCGTTCCTCACGCTGATCGAGCGCGACGCGGCGCCTCGGCCGCTCGCTCGACGGGCGTTGGGGCCGGAGACGGCGGCGTGACCGGCTCCCGTACCCTCGCCACCGCCGGGCGCGTGCTCCGGCAGCTGAGCCACGACCACCGGTCCGTCGCGCTCATGCTCGCCGCCCCCAGCCTGCTCGTCGGGCTGTTCGCATGGCTGTATAGCGGCCAGCCCGGCGTGTTCGACCGGCTGGGCGGCGCCATCCTGGTGCTGTTCCCGTTCACGGTGATGTTCCTGGTGACATCGATAGCGACGTTGCGCGAACGTCGGTCCGGCACGCTCGAACGGCTCATGACGACGCCGCTCGGCAAGGCCGACTTCATCGTCGGCTACGCGCTGGCGTTCGGGCTGGTGGCCGTGCTGCAGGCCGTCGTCACCGTGACGTTCTCCGTGTGGGTGTGCGGGCTCGACGTCGCGGGGTCGCTGCCGGCGATGATGCTCGTCGCCGTCGTCGCCGCCGTCCTCGGCACGGCGCTCGGGCTCCTGGCCAGCGCCTTCGCGCGCACGGAGTTCCAGGCCACGCAGTTCATGCCCGTGCTCGTGTTCCCGCAGGTCCTGCTGGGCGGCCTGTTGATGCCGCGCGCCAGCATGCCCGGCGCGCTGCGCGCGTTCAGCGACTGGCTGCCGCTCAGCTACGCGATCGACGCCGTCACGGCCGCGACCACGGGGGACGATGGCTGGAGCCTCTGGCGGCCGTTGCTGGTGGTCCCGGCCTTCGGGGTCGGGTGCCTCGCGCTGGCCTCGCTCACGCTTCGCAGGCGTACTCCCTGAGGCGCGGTCGTCGCCTCGTTGGGACTGGGCGTCCCACGGGTCGGGCCTTGCTGGGTCAACCGCACGGGCTCTCCCCTCGGAAGTAGTGCGCGCGGTAGCGTTGGCACGCAGTTCGGAGGAGACATGAGACTCATCCAGGTCGCCCAGCGTGCCACCGATCTCGACCGCGCCACGGCGTTCTACGCCGACCTGCTCGGCGCCCCGCCCGCTGCTCGCTTCGACCAGCCCGGCCTCGTGTTCTTCGATCTTGGCGGGGCGCGACTGCTGCTGGACCGAGGTGCCCGAAGCGCGTACCTGTACCTGGCGGTAGACGACATCCATGCCACCGTCGAACGCCTCCGCGCGGCCGGCGTGGCGGTCCGGTCCGAACCGCACCTGATCTTCACCCACGTCGACGACACGCTCGGTCCCAAGGGGGCGGAGGAGTGGCAGGCGTTCATCCAGGACTCGGAGGGCAACACTGTCGGGCTAGTTGAGCACCGCGCCTCTGGGGGTTCCTGACAACGAGCGCGCCTGGCGTCGCGGCGCTTTGGCTCCTCGCCTTGTCACGCTCAGCCGAGGCTCTGCGCGAGTCCGACCAGGATGTCCTCCGGCCCGCGGATGTAGCAGAGCTTGTACGCGTCTTGGTACCGGACGACCTCGTCGCTTACGAGCCGCGTACCGTGCTTGGCGAGCCGCGCGAGCGTGGCCTCGATGTCGTCCACCTCGAACATCACGCGAAGGTAGCCCAGGGCGTTGACGGGGGCGGCGCGGTGGTCCTCGACGGTCTCCGGTTCCAGGAAGCGGGAGAGCTCGACGCGGCCGTGGCCGTCGGGCG
The Trueperaceae bacterium genome window above contains:
- a CDS encoding TetR family transcriptional regulator; translation: MPDYAVPKAKRRRGRPKGGATDARGRILAAAAEEFGAFGYDAATVRGIAARAGVDPALVHHYFGTKADLFAETIEIPLRPDLAIPRILAGPREAVGESVVRFVLGHLEDADTRKRTVALLRSSLGNRLATPLVAGFLQRELIDRLAAGLGAPDAKLRASLAASQIAGLLIARYVVQLPTLAEAPVEELVARVGATVQRYLVE
- a CDS encoding ABC transporter ATP-binding protein — its product is MMNNDRGPALTVRGLRVMRGGTVVFDGLDVVVPRGQITGLLGPSGCGKTTLMRSIVGVQKTEGGSVTVLGEPAGARTLRRRVAYDTQSASVYADLTVRQNLRYFARLVGAPATDVDRVVAQVGLAAQRDQTVGSLSGGQENRVSLAVAMLGSPELIVLDEPTVGLDPVLRAELWDVFRALADAGATLIVSSHVMDEALRCDRLLLMRAGRIIADLTPADLLAETGTTDPDTAFLTLIERDAAPRPLARRALGPETAA
- a CDS encoding ABC transporter permease; the protein is MTGSRTLATAGRVLRQLSHDHRSVALMLAAPSLLVGLFAWLYSGQPGVFDRLGGAILVLFPFTVMFLVTSIATLRERRSGTLERLMTTPLGKADFIVGYALAFGLVAVLQAVVTVTFSVWVCGLDVAGSLPAMMLVAVVAAVLGTALGLLASAFARTEFQATQFMPVLVFPQVLLGGLLMPRASMPGALRAFSDWLPLSYAIDAVTAATTGDDGWSLWRPLLVVPAFGVGCLALASLTLRRRTP
- a CDS encoding VOC family protein, encoding MRLIQVAQRATDLDRATAFYADLLGAPPAARFDQPGLVFFDLGGARLLLDRGARSAYLYLAVDDIHATVERLRAAGVAVRSEPHLIFTHVDDTLGPKGAEEWQAFIQDSEGNTVGLVEHRASGGS
- a CDS encoding VOC family protein, translated to MATRMDNVGIVVQDLTPVIEFFQDLGLELEGRTMVEGEWAGRCTGLGDQRVEIAVLRTPDGHGRVELSRFLEPETVEDHRAAPVNALGYLRVMFEVDDIEATLARLAKHGTRLVSDEVVRYQDAYKLCYIRGPEDILVGLAQSLG